The genomic window TAGTGGCGGGCATAATGCCTGTCCTTAATAAAAATCAAATAAACAGAATGGTTTCTCTCTCTGGAGCTACTCTGCCCAAAAAATTTGTAAGGATTCTAGATAAATATGAACATAATCCTAAAGCTTTAAAGGAAGCAGGAATAGCTTATGCCACAGAGCAAATAATCGATTTACTATCATGGGGAATAGATGGTATCCATCTATATACTATGAATAAACCAGAAGTAGCTAATACTATTATTAGGAATCTCCTTGAAATACGAGATGCTGTTACAGAGGAAAAAATATCTAATGAGTAAATTGAATTAGGTGGTATACATGTATATAGATAAAAAAGAGGTTTTAAGATATTTAGGTATTAGTATAAGCAATATCATCCATAGACATGATGATTATATTCAGGACTGCATTGATGAAATATTAAAGATTGCCAACCCTAAGCATATATATAAATTTTATGATATAAGCCATGAATGTGATTATATATCAATCAATGATACGAATATGAAGTTAAAAGGAAAAAGTATAGCAAAACATCTTAATAACTGTACAAGGTGTGTCCTACTAGGAATTACTTTAGGAATTAGCATAGACAAGAGAATAGAATACTACAAAACACATGATTTAACTAGAAGTTTAACACTAGATGCCTGTGCTACTGCCTTAATAGAAAATATTTGTAACCATATTCAAGAAGAAATCAGAAAAATAGCTAAAGAAAACTATGGTTGTAATATCACTTCAAGATATAGCTCTGGCTATGGTGATTTACCATTAAGCCTTCAATCAACTATGCTAAGAGTTTTACAGGCTGATAAAATAGGGTTAACAGTTACTGAGCAATTTATAATGATACCTAGAAAATCTATAACAGCCATTATAGGTTTAAGCAATAATAACTATTCTGAAAAAGGATGTATGAGTTGTGACAGATATGAAGACTGTAGATATAGAAAGGAGTAATACTTTTGAGTATAATGGATATTCTTAAGGACAGATTAGTATTTTTTGATGGTGCTATGGGAACCATGCTTCAAGAAGCTGGACTTCAAGCAGGAGAAGCACCAGAAAGATTGAATATTGAAAAGCCGGAGCTAGTGATGGATATACATAAAAGATATTTAGAAGCTGGCTCTGATATAATAACAACTAATACATTTGGAGCAAATAGACTAAAGCTAAATAACACCTCCTATTCTGTAAAAGAGGCAATTGTAGCTGGGGTTGCTATAGCAAGAAATTCAGGAAAAAACCATTATGTAGCGCTAGATATAGGCCCTATAGGTCAGATTCTAGAACCTACTGGTACTTTATCATTTGATAAGGCTTATGAACTCTTCAAAGAACAGATAGTAATTGGAACTAAAGCAGGAGTTGATTTGATTCTTATAGAGACTATGTCTGACTTGTATGAAATGAAGGCAGCTATTTTAGCTGCTAAGGAAAATTCAAATATACCTATTTTTGCAACTATGACTTTTCAGGAAAATGGCAGAACCTTAATGGGAACAGATCCAAAAACCATGGTCTTCGTCTTAGAAGCTTTAGGAGTAGATGTATTAGGCATTAACTGTTCTTTGGGGCCTAAGGACCTTAGCTCCATAGTTGACGAGGTACTAAAGTATTCTTCAACTCCAGTAATGGTCAAACCTAATGCAGGACTACCATACTACGACAAAGGAAAAACCATCTATAATTTTGGACCAAAGGAATTTTCACAAGAATTAGTTCACATGGCAAACAAAGGAGTGGCTATTTTTGGTGGCTGTTGTGGAACCAATCCTGACCATATACGTTATATGATTGAGTCATTAAAGAACAAGACCCCTATAAGGCTTTCTTCTAAAGAATATACTACTATTTGCTCTGGAAGTAAAACTGTTTTTATTGATGACAGTATAAAAATAGTTGGAGAAAGGATAAATCCTACTGGAAAAAAAGAACTTAAAAACGCTTTAATATCTATGAATATGGACTATGTATTAAATGAAGCCATTAATCAGCACAAACTAGGAGCAGATATTTTAGATATTAATGTTGGTCTACCAGAAATTGACGAAGCAAAGACTATGTCTACAGTTATAAAGAGAATACAAGGCATCCTAGATATTCCTCTCCAGATAGATAGTACAAAGCCACAGGTTATTGAAGAGGCTGCTAGAATCTACAATGGTAAGCCTATTATCAATTCAGTAAATGGAGATATAAAGTTAATGGAACAAGTATTCCCTATTGCTAAGAAGTATGGTGCTAATATAATTGGTCTCACTATAGACGAAAAAGGGTTACCAAAGACCTGTGAAGAAAGGATAAAAATATGCGAAAAAATAATAGGCACTGCTGAAAAATATGGCATTGATAAAAACAACATTATTATTGATTGTCTCACTCTTACTGCATCTGTAGATCAAGCCCAAGTTTTCGAAACACTAAAAGCTATAAAAGAAATCAAAACTAGATTTGGGGTAAAAACTGTACTTGGAGTTAGCAACATTTCCTACGGCTTGCCTCAAAGAGAACTTCTTAATAAAAGCTTTTTAATCATGGCTTTAACCTATGGACTTGACCTCCCTATTATAAACCCTAATGATAAGGAAATGACAGATATAATAAGAGCATTTAGAGTATTATCTAATACAGATAAAAATGCTGAAAATTACATAAAAAATTATAAGAATGTTTCTGAAGATTCTAAAAAGCATGTAAGCCTAACTACATATGAAAAAGACATTGAAACCATTATATATAACGGGCTTAAGGATGAAATTATAACTGCTACTGAAGAACTACTAAAAACTGTGGAACCTATGGATATTGTCAACTCTCATATAATTCCTGCCCTAGACTTGGTTGGAGAAAAATATGAAAATGGAGACATCTTTCTACCACAACTAATACAATCTGCAGAAACTGTAAAAAAATCCTTTGAGATAATTAAAAAACACCTAAATAACAACAAGCAACATAGCATAAATAAAGGTAAAATTCTATTAGCAACAGTTAAGGGAGATATTCATGACATTGGAAAAAACATTGTCAAGGTGCTTTTGGAGAACTATGGTTATGAAGTCATTGACTTAGGCAAAGATGTATCTATTGAAGATATTCTTACTTCCATAATCAAGCACGATATAAGGCTTGTCGGATTAAGTGCTCTAATGACAACTACAGTAGCAAATATGGAGAAAACAATATTAGAAATAAAACAAAAGGGACTACAGTGTAAAATCATGGTAGGTGGTGCAGTTCTTACTGAAGAATACGCTCAAATGATTGGAGCTGACTACTATGGCAAAGATGCTAGGGAAGCTGTTAGAATCGCTGAAGCTGTTTTTGATAAACAGATGATGTTATAAACGTATATATTCATTATTGCTCCTGATTTCCTATATATAAACTTACTAGCACCTATTTAATAAATGAGGAAACTAAATACTTAACTTTTAAATAAAACTATTTCTATATATTAAGCAATACACCTCATAGCCTTATTTTGATTTAAGACTTTTAAGTATACAATTTTTAAGTTTAAAAAGGCCATCTAGAATATAAAATCATTTATATGTCTAGATGGCTAATATTGTTTTATATCAAATTATCATAATCTTTTATTAGAAAAACTATACTTGAACCTCAGTATAAAACTCTATCAAGCAGTTATTAAATGAATTATTTAGCTATAGTCTAACCACATTTAGAAAAACCACAGCTACGGCAGATTACACAACCACCCTCATGTTCTACCATATTGCCACATTCAGGACAAGTGCTTTTTTCAGATTTAGGCTTCATTTCTACACCTACAGAAATTTCATTACTTATTGTTAGTTCATTATGGGGTACGCAACATGAAGAGTAGTCTTCACTAGCTTCTCTCTCAATCTCCATGGCAATATCATTTACTGTAGGGTTTACATCTTCTACATAAGTATTCATAACTCTTTCAAGTGCTTTACCTATAGCATCTGGGCAAGAAAGAACCTTAATATCCTTATTTGTACCTCTTTGACGTAGTGTTGAGTGACATCTAATACCTTTTAATTGTTCTACTACTGATTTAACGTCCATACCTGATCTAAGGGCTATAGATACTAATCTACTTGTTGCCTCACTTTGGCTTGGACATCCTCCTGCTCTCCCTACATTAGTAAATACTTCGCAAATACCATTCTCATCATAATTGACAGTGATATATAAGTTTCCACAGCCTATTCTAACCTTTTCTGTCATGCCTTGAGTTATTGAAGGTCTCATTCTAGGCTTTATAGTTTTCTCTTTATTTTCTTCTTCCTTCTTTGGTTCATCTTTCTTTTTAGTGCTTAATACCTGATCTTGTCTACTTCCATCTCTATAAATAGTCACACCTTTACAGCCAAGCCTGTAGGCAAGGGTATAGACTTCTTCAACGTCTTTCTTTGTAGCTTCGTTAGGAAAGTTTACGGTTTTAGATACAGCATTATCTACGTGATTTTGGAATGCAGCCTGCATCTTTATATGCCATATAGGTGATATATCATGAGCTGTGACAAAAATCCTCTTCACGTCCTCTGGTATTTCATCAATGTGAGCTAATGTGCCTTCTGAAGCTATTCTTTCCATTAGTGCTTTTGAATAAAATCCTCTTTCTTTTGCTACTTCTTCAAAATATGGATGTACTTCTATAAGCTTATCATTATCCATTACATTACGTACAAATGATATTGCAAACAATGGTTCTATACCACTACTAGCTCCTGCTATAATACTTATGGTTCCAGTTGGTGCAATTGTAGTAGTAGTTGAGTTTCTAATTTCTATACCTTTTTCTTTGTATATACTTTTATCATATGCAGGGAATACTCCTCTTTGTTTAGCTAGTTCAGTT from Proteiniborus sp. DW1 includes these protein-coding regions:
- a CDS encoding vitamin B12-dependent ribonucleotide reductase; this translates as MLLSENAIKVLERRYLAKDKDGKLIETPVDMFNRVARHIAQADKVYDEKADIEKIEKDFFDMMANLEFMPNSPTLMNAGRELGQLSACFVLPVEDSMEGIFDAIKNAALIHKSGGGTGFSFTRLRQRGSAVKSTGGVASGPISFMKVFNSATEAVKQGGTRRGANMGILRVDHPDIMEFISCKEDSNEITNFNISVGITEKFMEAVEKGENYDLIDPHSNQVVDSLNAKEVFDTIVSMAWNNGEPGIIFLDRINKANPTPGLGEMESTNPCGEQPLLPYESCNLGSINLSRMLKKVGSKYELDYEKLGETVDKAVHFLDNVIDVNKYPLAEIDKMTKSTRKIGLGIMGFADILFYLGIPYNSDEAVALAEKIMGFIDERSKKKSTELAKQRGVFPAYDKSIYKEKGIEIRNSTTTTIAPTGTISIIAGASSGIEPLFAISFVRNVMDNDKLIEVHPYFEEVAKERGFYSKALMERIASEGTLAHIDEIPEDVKRIFVTAHDISPIWHIKMQAAFQNHVDNAVSKTVNFPNEATKKDVEEVYTLAYRLGCKGVTIYRDGSRQDQVLSTKKKDEPKKEEENKEKTIKPRMRPSITQGMTEKVRIGCGNLYITVNYDENGICEVFTNVGRAGGCPSQSEATSRLVSIALRSGMDVKSVVEQLKGIRCHSTLRQRGTNKDIKVLSCPDAIGKALERVMNTYVEDVNPTVNDIAMEIEREASEDYSSCCVPHNELTISNEISVGVEMKPKSEKSTCPECGNMVEHEGGCVICRSCGFSKCG
- a CDS encoding homocysteine S-methyltransferase family protein, which codes for MSIMDILKDRLVFFDGAMGTMLQEAGLQAGEAPERLNIEKPELVMDIHKRYLEAGSDIITTNTFGANRLKLNNTSYSVKEAIVAGVAIARNSGKNHYVALDIGPIGQILEPTGTLSFDKAYELFKEQIVIGTKAGVDLILIETMSDLYEMKAAILAAKENSNIPIFATMTFQENGRTLMGTDPKTMVFVLEALGVDVLGINCSLGPKDLSSIVDEVLKYSSTPVMVKPNAGLPYYDKGKTIYNFGPKEFSQELVHMANKGVAIFGGCCGTNPDHIRYMIESLKNKTPIRLSSKEYTTICSGSKTVFIDDSIKIVGERINPTGKKELKNALISMNMDYVLNEAINQHKLGADILDINVGLPEIDEAKTMSTVIKRIQGILDIPLQIDSTKPQVIEEAARIYNGKPIINSVNGDIKLMEQVFPIAKKYGANIIGLTIDEKGLPKTCEERIKICEKIIGTAEKYGIDKNNIIIDCLTLTASVDQAQVFETLKAIKEIKTRFGVKTVLGVSNISYGLPQRELLNKSFLIMALTYGLDLPIINPNDKEMTDIIRAFRVLSNTDKNAENYIKNYKNVSEDSKKHVSLTTYEKDIETIIYNGLKDEIITATEELLKTVEPMDIVNSHIIPALDLVGEKYENGDIFLPQLIQSAETVKKSFEIIKKHLNNNKQHSINKGKILLATVKGDIHDIGKNIVKVLLENYGYEVIDLGKDVSIEDILTSIIKHDIRLVGLSALMTTTVANMEKTILEIKQKGLQCKIMVGGAVLTEEYAQMIGADYYGKDAREAVRIAEAVFDKQMML
- a CDS encoding vitamin B12 dependent-methionine synthase activation domain-containing protein; its protein translation is MYIDKKEVLRYLGISISNIIHRHDDYIQDCIDEILKIANPKHIYKFYDISHECDYISINDTNMKLKGKSIAKHLNNCTRCVLLGITLGISIDKRIEYYKTHDLTRSLTLDACATALIENICNHIQEEIRKIAKENYGCNITSRYSSGYGDLPLSLQSTMLRVLQADKIGLTVTEQFIMIPRKSITAIIGLSNNNYSEKGCMSCDRYEDCRYRKE